Within the Gossypium raimondii isolate GPD5lz chromosome 12, ASM2569854v1, whole genome shotgun sequence genome, the region gtttttcaacctattccactgttgctctgggagataaggctttatgatttcgtcgatctgttctctggggaacatgacctgtataattcactttatgaacctaactatgcctaatgattaggatgtcatgatcaaatgaatcaaatgctcctaactaggcgtgtatgaatgacatttgaatgttttgtcatgaaaaatgaatattgaatgtttaaagtCATTATTGCTCATTAAGGCTTCCTTTGTGACAACAACGCTTCgtcaaaacttgaaaaatttaATCTTGACTCTTGACTCCTAGATATCTCCGACCTTTTAACCCGGTGAagtctaaacaatagtcctgcttcaggctcctgtattatttagaaatttctagagtaatatgaaaaacttcctttgtaaaagttttattagtccattaattgtcattctaatgcaacatgcttgcgaaaagatcataacgatggataaaacaaaattagtttGGGAGCATAGCTCGCAATGGATTGTCAATGATAGAGGAGTTTTCTGGGGACatttatattgaaaaagaatgaaatattttaaaacaacgAATTCAATATAAATACTATGAATAGGTGCCCTAGATATCTCTGCTTGAATTTCTCTATACAGCTTTTCGAGGACCCTTCTGAATTCAACACGTGTTTAGGAGATTCACAGtatttgttgatgccccaagatgtcgttTATTCCTTTCTGCCGAATTAGGTACAACAAGACTACCACGTgacaatcaaaatttgagccgcccctttcaggttttcaactcaaatcccctttggtcttaaggtgccctttgcgggttttcaccttagcctctccatttttttttaatcaaagtgccctttgcgggttttcaccttggttccTTCTCCTCTTCAAGTAAAGTATCTCTTGACCGAATCTGAATTTACTGGATTAGGCAagttttttccatccatttcagCCAGGATCAGggctcctccagaaaaggccttttttacaacataaggaccttcccaattcggcatccatttccccctaaaatctttttgtagaggaagaattTTTCTCAACACCAGGCCCCTTCGTGAAATTCTCTGGGTCGGACCTTCCTgttgtaggctcgcatcattcttttctggtacatctgaccatgcTAAATAGCCTTTAGCCTTTTTCCCTCTATCAGGTTCAACTGATCGTATCGAGATTGAACCCATCTGCTTCATCCAATTATAGCTCAGTCAAAACCcgaagagaaggaatttcaacttcGATGGGCAAGACTGCCTCCATGCCATAAACTAaggagaaaggcattgccccggtgAAGGTCCTAATTGACATTCGATAAGCAAGAAGGGCAAACGGTAGTTTCTCGTGCCAGTCCCTGTAggtctcagtcatcttccccacaatcttctttatatttttattagcgcttccactgcaccattcatttttgggtgatATGGCGATGAATTGTgatgtctgatcttgaattgattGCAGACTTCTGCTATTGAGCTGTTGTTTAGGTTCAGcgcattgtcggatatgattctttcaggcattccataccgacatatgatctcccTTTTCAAGAACTTACTGACTGATGACTTTGTAACGTTGGCATACGAagcagcttctacccatttggtGAAGTAATCAATAACCACGAATATGAAACGATGCTCATTTGAAGCCTTCGGCGATATTGGCCCgatgacatccataccccacatggagaaaggccatggagaagtcatgacatgcaGAGGCAAATGATGTGCATGCATTTTATCACCAtagatttgacatttatggcactttTTGGAGTAATTGATGCAATCCctttccatggtggaccagtaatacccgaatctcataatctgtttAGCCATTGTAAACCTACTGACATGCGTTCCACAGATGCCCTCATGAACTTCCTCCAGGATTTTCTTTGCTTCCACagcgtccacacatcttaacGAGACACGATCTTTTCCTCCTCGTAtaagatctccccatctaagagcgtaatcaatggctagtcttctcagagttctcttttcattctccGTTGCTTGGCCAGGATACTCACGATTTTTTACATATCGTAGTATATCTTGATACCAAGGACTATCATCGAtttctccttcttcaatattgtAACAATGAGCCAGGTCTTCATAGATACTCATTTGGATAGGCTTCATATCCTCATGTCTGTTCACCTTGATCATGGAGGCTAAAGTAGCTAGTGCATCAGCCATCTGGTtctcatctcgtgggagatagcaAAAAGTGATGTCCTCAAACTCCTTAATCAATTCGAGGACCAGCTTTCgataactaattaatttgggatctctcgtttcccattcaCCCCTGAGTTGATATATCACCAATGCTAAATCTCCATAGACCTCTAGCAATTTGATTCTTCGCTCTATAGCTGCACGAatacccatgatgcatgctTTGTATTCTGCCATGTTGTTTgtacaatcaaaatctaatttgcaagtgaaaggataatgatcACCATTCGGGGAcaccaggactgccccaattccattgccCATAGCATTcgaggctccatcaaagtttagcCTCCAACTGCAACCTTCTTGTGAATTTTCTTCCATAGCCGCTATacacatcaaatcttcatttgggaaatcaaagcTCAACGGCTCGTAGTCCTCCAAagctctactagctagaaagTCAGCAATTGCACTCCCTTTCACAGCCTTTTGGCTCACATAGACAATATCGAATTCAGACAATAAGATCTACCATCGGGCCATCCTCCCATTCaaagcagttgactccatcatatactttaacgggtctaactttgagattagccaagtcgtatggtatAACATGTACTGCCTTAATCTTCGGGTTGCCCAAATTAAGGCACAACATAACTTCTcaataggcgaatatctcatttcacagtcagtgaatttcttactgagataatACATCGCCCTTTCTTTTCTCCCCGTttcatcatgttggcctagcACACACCCCATGGAATTATCAAATACTGTCAGATACAATATCAGCGACCTatctgggctaggtggtgacaaCACTGGAGTATTAGACAAATACTGCTTTACCTTGTTAAAAGCTTCTTCGCATTCTTCATCCCAGGTaccaggattatgtttcttcagaagacgaaatatagggtcacatttctcagtcagttgtgaaatgaacctagcgatgtaattcagtcttccgAGGAAACCTCAAACCTCTTTCTGAGTGCGAGGTAGAGGTAAGTCTtgtattgccttgactttgtctgggtcaatctcgattcccttttcactgactatgaagcctagCAATTTTCCTGACCTGGCCCCAAAAGTGCACTTTGctggattaagcttgagctgaaactttctcaatcttaagaataaatttttcaaGACTTGCACATGTTTCTCCTTTGTTCTAGATTTCGCGATCATATCgtcaacataaacctcaatctccttatgcatcatatcatggaacaaggctaccatggctctttggtatgtcgctcccgcattctttaacccaaacggcatcactttataacaaaacGTCCCAAATAAAgtaatgaacgtagtctttCTCATGTCCTcgggatgcatctttatctgattatacccagaaaaaccatccatgaaggaaaataatgaaaagctCGCCGTATTGTCTACCAATGTGTCGATGTGAGGTAATGGGAAATTATCCTTTGGACTAGCCTTGTTCAAATCCcgataatccacacacattcgtacttttccatctttctttgaAACTGGTACGATGTTAGCCACCCACTCAGAATACTTGACTTCTTGCAGAAATCCGGTATCAAACTGCTTTTGGACCTCCTCCTTTACCTTCAACACGatatcaggcctcatccttCTGAGTTTCTACTGCACTGGCTTGCAATCTTCTCTTATAAGGAGACGATGGACTACAATGTCGGTACTCAACcctggcatatcctggtatgaccatgcaaacACGCCCTTGAACTCTCGGAGTAATTCGATGAGGTCTTGTCTTGTCTTTGCAGAGATATCCGATCCGATCTTCACCTCTTTACCTTcctccaagctcacaatttctattgattCCCTGTGATGTAGGATTTGCTTCTCAGTCCTTTCTACCATTTTCAACAAGTCAAGAGACAAACCACAGTCTTCGTCATCCTCAAAATcatgcgatccctctaaacacatgtttcgttcaaaagAAGACTCTAAATTTGTAAGAGTGACATTTGTATCATTGATATCGTAGGACCTGTTATGAAAAACAATATGGATTCAGGAATTTGTTTGGTGCAATATGGTCATGAATGAAATGCAAGTGTAGTTCGagagaaattcaaaataactgCTCTTATGGAAAGAAAGATTTATTCCAAAAATGACTGTAAAAatgaactttattaaaataacgatttggacatgagcctatttcacaaaggaatccttatcacttctaggctaaaagcaataaGGGTGTTCTGGACATTACTCTGAGGAAATCCTAAAAACTACaggtatttcttctgcagtccagttATTTAGCGCACTTCCCGACTCGTAGGGGCGAATATCCGGCAAAGTTCTTCCTCCCGTCACTTCTTCATACACGGCATGAATACTTTCTAACTCCGTGTTAATATTTCCAACTCCTAGCATTCCCTGATAGATGAATCTTCCCGATACAAAAGTCTTGGATAGGTGAGGAAAGGTCATGGGTTCCCATTTGACGTCATCACCTGTCAAACGAGCCCTTCTTCTCTCTCGCTTCTTTTCTTGCTCTATCCTCTTCTGCCTGGcatctggcttgtatcctaagccaaaacggTCCTATTTGTCTTTCAACACTAGAGTCTCAACTCGGCCCTGAAGATATTTCCCCAATCCCTTTCTCGGTAAAGCTCCCTTTCCAACTGTCAATTGCAAACCCACCTTTGTGGTCTTTGATATTCTCGGCATCGGGATCTTGTTTCCCTCACGGATGAATGTTGCATTTACGAACTCCAAGGAACAGAAAGAGCACTCGATTGCATCATCACTTGTTTCCAAATAAGGCGCATCGTTGGTCACAGATGCAATGATATCTTCTTCAGCATTTATCATCACTACCCGGCCTTGTGCCACCAACTTCAGTTTTTGATGTAACGATGACGGTACCGCACCTGCTGAATGAATCCATAGCCTTCCTAAAAGGCAACTGTAAGAAGGCTTGATGTCCATAACCAAGAAGTCTACCTCATAGATAGTTAGGCCAATTAACAAGGGTAtgtcaattcttcccatgaccttccTATCGGTGCCATCAAATGCTCTCACCACATTCTGGCACGACTTCATATGTGAACTATCCATAGGTAGCCTATTGAGCGTGGATAGAGGCAATACATTCAGTGCCGACCCGTTGTCTACCAGAACTCCCTGTAATATGCACTATTTACACCTTGCAGTGATGTGTAAAGCTCTAGTAGATCCCATACCCCCaggtggtatttcatcatcGCTAAAGGAGATGAAATTATCAGCGCTTATATTACCGACCAGTTGATCCAACTTGTTAACAGAGATATCGTCGGccacataagtttcatttagcacATTCAGTAGTGCATTTCGATGTCCCTCCGAGTTCAGGAGTAAAGCTAGCACAGATATGCGAGCTGGTTGTTTGTGCAGCTGTTCCACAACACTGTACTCGCTATGCTTTATGAACTTCAAGAACTCTCTAGCTTCCTCCTCTTTGATTGGTTCATTGACCAATAATTCAGGCTCGACCGCCTTCTTCTTCCTTCCAACTGAAGTTTCTTCTCTTATTGGCTCTACTCGATCTTTCATCTGTTCACAGTGCCTTTCTTCATCCTGATCCTCTTTACTGATTATATCCTCCTTCCCCGGGATTGTCACATTACAATCGTAATTCCAAGGAACCCTCCTGTTATCCTTATATGCAAACACAGTCGGTTTTTGAATGATTACTTTTGGTGTTATTCGTGCCCCAACCTCACTATTTTGAGGTCGCGAGATAATAACCACAGGATGGTTAGCCTTCGGAACTCCCAATGCCAACTCTGACGCGCATACATGGTTCTCCTCTTGAACCCCTTCACAGAATTTCATCTTCCTATTATCCATCATGCCTTGTAACATAGCTCTGAACTCCGTACACTCTTGAGTTTCATGCCCCACTTCAtggtggaactcacagtagttccCCCTCTTTTCACAGCTTCCTTCTGAGACGACTAGTCCCCTTTTCACCATCTCCTTCCAGACCCATCTCAAAGGAGTTTTCACATCCGCAATGTCTGTCTTGATTCTTCTGTCCTCGCCCATCATATTTACCCCATTGTCAGTGTGGTTCGGTAACAGATTTTCTACCATGGTCGagtcatcaaatttaacgacacTCATACCAATGAGCCTTTCTACCAACCTCTTAAAGGCCGTAcagttttctatggaatgccctgTTGTCCCCGCATGATAGTTGCATTGTGCATTCAcatcgtaccatttgggatacagGGGCTGCAAGGGCTTTAGATAGAAAAGGGAAACTACGTGTGCGTCAAATAAGTTTCGGTATAGTTCCTTGTACGACATAGGAATTGGCGTGAATTGGAGCCTCTTAGTATTTCGCCTTGTACCGACCTCTTGTCTCGACAAGCTTTGCTGATTGGCAGCCACTTTTCCTGGCTGACTCACTGTTACTGACTTCGAGTAACCCTTGTTGTACATACTCGCGTTGTTCACCTCGTTTTCCTTCCTCTTCGGAGCTGATCTTCTCTTACTCTCTCCCGCATCGATCTTCCCACTCCTGATGGCGTTCtcaatcatctcgccattcatgactatgtcaggaaagctttttgtggcacttcctaacttATGTGTAATGAACGGTGTCTTCAGGGTGTTAATGAACAAAatggtcatttccttttccaggagcggtggctgaacttagaccgcgacctccctccatctctgtgcgtactgcctgaagctttcactcggcttcttctccatgttttgaagggtgattctatcaggagccatgtctgtcacatggctatattgtttcatgaatgcttgtgccaagtccctccatgaaccaatcgtggTACAGCTcagttgattgtaccacttagatgctgcccctgctaggctatcttggaaacagtgtattaatagctgatcattgttaacgtatccagccattcgcctgcagaacatTGTGATATGAGCCTCTGGGCAAGTcgtcccattgtacttctcgaattctgacatcttgaacttgtgagggagtaccaaatctggaactaaactcagctcttttGCGTCAACGCCTCGATAACCCTCAGTGACCTCCATcgccttgaacttctcctcgagccacctacacctttcctctaactgtttcggtaactcctccttcattctttccttctcaaccacttcatcaaagtcaggaatggcAGAGTTAACAGGATTATTTTCAGGATTATAACCCGGCCCAGTTTGGAAGTTTGAAATACCAGCCCGAAACTGCTGAGGCATGATGGTGACAGTTGACTTACGCGGGTATTCTGCTTGAGTTCGCAcatgtggaggggtgaaacctggaggatagagaGGTTTATCATCATTTCCCTCGTCGACATTtgccatggggccctttcctttatcacttcCCTTGGTTATCAGTTgggttaactttgccactatatcttcttgggattctcgcatcttctcagacatctcttgtttcatcttgtctaaccgctcctgcatCTGTAGCTGAAGCCGATCCTGCATCTCCTTTTGATACTGTTCGAGCTTttctaatctctgatccatatctttcGTCTTTGCCCGAGTGCCGTATTGGTgttgggttggttggttggtttctaggttaactgagcaatgattttGACTTATTAGGATTTAATAAAGATCTTTAATGCATATAATGCGATGCTAATGCATATGATACGATGCATGAGGTGGATGCAAAAAAGGcgttaattataattcaattccactcaaaaaactttactagagaaaaaatttctttacataaaatggctATAAATAAGGTCTTGCCCTAATACTTAGAATTTTAATCTCCCTAAGTAATGATGCCAACTTCTACCCCTGATCTAATTCCGATTCGTACTTCACACTTAGTATATCAGCCTGTATTGCCAAAGTCTGCAGGTGCTCAGCTACCCCTTGAATCTGAACCACAGCTTCTCCCATAATATGATCCCTTCTTGCAACTTGATCCTGGAGATATTGAAGCTGTTCACTTTGATGATCTTCGTTTGCTTCCAGATGCTCAATCCTGGCTTCATAGTTCTGCGATGCTATCTCTAATTCCTCTATAGTTTTCTTCATTTGCTCGATCCTGCTTAAACTTGCTTGCAGCTCCACCACTGAATTACGATTTCGGTATTGATAGACAATCTTTTCAAGTTCGGCCACTCTAGCCTTTAGTTTATCTCTTTCATtctggctttctgacaaactcctCTCAAATGACTTATTTTGCTTTTGATCCTCCTGAAATCTCTTTTCCCACCTATCAGCCTTGACCTTTTCTTCTTGAACTTCTTGACGCCACTGCTCTGAGGTTTTTCCCAATCCGGCAGTTCTCACTGACAGATGTAGTCTTTTATAATCCTTCTTCAAGCTATTCAAATCTTCCTCGACTTTGTGCTTCCCTTTTCTCAGGCCTTCGGTTTCCAGTTTCTGAACATCTATGTCCAACCTTAAATTCATCTTCTCCTCttccatttgctctatcttcTTCTCAAGCTCagaatttcttctttcaaaatcttgcTTTATAATTTCTAGCTCAGAAGGGACCATATGTACATGCTTTTCTACAAATTGACTGTCTCCTTAACCTGGTACAGGTATGTTATCATTGATCCTTCTATTTAGCCACTCGATATATTCAGGCGTCGTTGATGGACCTACTGCCAACCTTTTCAATCGGTGAGTCTGCCTCCAAGCATTAGTAATTTCTCGTATCTTCTTCTTGTAACCATCACACTTATACAAGAATTCACACTGAGCTAATCCATGGGTTGTTGGTACGaactgccttgacctatactgtCTCAGTACCAATAACGGCGCATAGCCAATAGCCCCCCAAATCCCAAGTAAAGGGACCCAGTCAAAATCTCCACACCTATATAAGATCTCATCTGACAGCATccaaggagctctccattcAATATTCCCCTCTTGAAGATTCTGAAGAGTTGCCATCCATTTTTCCTCTGAGATATTATCCTTCCTCttccatttgctctatcttcTTCTCAAGCTCagaatttcttctttcaaaatcttgcTTTATAATTTCTAGCTCAGAAGGGACCATATGTACATGCTTTTCTACAAATTGACTGTCTCCTTAACCTGGTACAGGTATGTTATCATTGATCCTTCTATTTAGCCACTCGATATATTCAGGCGTCGTTGATGGACCTACTGCCAACCTTTTCAATCGGTGAGTCTGCCTCCAAGCATTAGTAATTTCTCGTATCTTCTTCTTGTAACCATCACACTTATACAAGAATTCACACTGAGCTAATCCATGGGTTGTTGGTACGaactgccttgacctatactgtCTCAGTACCAATAACGGCGCATAGCCAATAGCCCCCCAAATCCCAAGTAAAGGGACCCAGTCAAAATCTCCACACCTATATAAGATCTCATCTGACAGCATccaaggagctctccattcAATATTCCCCTCTTGAAGATTCTGAAGAGTTGCCATCCATTTTTCCTCTGAGATATTATCCTTCCTCGGTAATGCCACTATTTCTTTCAAGGGcgaataattttcagaaaaaaccCGATAAGAAaccttatccaccttccaaaagtgactgtgaaaccatgctAAAAGGAGCTGCGTGCATCCAATGAATCTACCCTCACCTACTCTTGACATTCATTCGAGATCTGAAGGTTTCGCGAATTATCGGAACCGTGTAACCCCTTGTCAAGACGGTCAAAAAGGTCAGTGACTGCTTCATCAATATGTCCCAAAGCTTTAGGAAAGACAACTAAATCGTAAATACCCAAGGTGAAGACATCAACCCTCTTCCTCGTATCCGGGTGTGCTAGAATTAAATCTTTCAGGTTCCTCCAAGGAATACACTTACTATCTCCCTTTTGTTTGATTCGTGCTGCgacccattgctcactcatccccgtaatattcatcaatttcttcaaaaaggTTGGAACATTAGCAGCTCTTGAATAGGCTTTGTCCACTTGAATTTTTGAACAACGAAGCAATGCCGTGTATTCCTCCACTGTAGGCACTAAATCAACACTTCCAAAGGTGAAACAGCTATAAGCAGGGTTCCAAAATTGGGCTAAGGCACGGAACAGGTGCTTATCCACCTTTACGTCGAGCAAGTAAGGTAGGTCTCCATAGCTAGAGTAGAAGAGCTGTTTAATCTCATCATTCCACCGGTCCCAAATTTTCTTTAGTTCATGTAGGCTATTCTGAGTCACACTAACACGAGTGAAGTCTCACAAATCTGACACATATCCCTCGGCCAAACTATCAtctttctcttgttgtgttGTCTC harbors:
- the LOC128035439 gene encoding uncharacterized protein LOC128035439, producing the protein MNGEMIENAIRSGKIDAGESKRRSAPKRKENEVNNASMYNKGYSKSVTVSQPGKVAANQQSLSRQEVGTRRNTKRLQFTPIPMSYKELYRNLFDAHVVSLFYLKPLQPLYPKWYDVNAQCNYHAGTTGHSIENCTAFKRLVERLIGMSVVKFDDSTMVENLLPNHTDNGVNMMGEDRRIKTDIADVKTPLRWVWKEMVKRGLVVSEGSCEKRGNYCEFHHEVGHETQECTEFRAMLQGMMDNRKMKFCEGVQEENHVCASELALGVPKANHPVVIISRPQNSEVGARITPKVIIQKPTVFAYKDNRRVPWNYDCNVTIPGKEDIISKEDQDEERHCEQMKDRVEPIREETSVGRKKKAVEPELLVNEPIKEEEAREFLKFIKHSEYSVVEQLHKQPARISVLALLLNSEGHRNALLNVLNETYVADDISVNKLDQLVGNISADNFISFSDDEIPPGGMGSTRALHITARCK
- the LOC105761948 gene encoding uncharacterized protein LOC105761948; its protein translation is MEKGFLNKVEDNATVQTWSETTQQEKDDSLAEGYVSDFYGDLPYLLDVKVDKHLFRALAQFWNPAYSCFTFGSVDLVPTVEEYTALLRCSKIQVDKAYSRAANVPTFLKKLMNITGMSEQWVAARIKQKGDSKCIPWRNLKDLILAHPDTRKRVDVFTLGIYDLVVFPKALGHIDEAVTDLFDRLDKGLHGSDNSRNLQISNECQDHFWKVDKVSYRVFSENYSPLKEIVALPRKDNISEEKWMATLQNLQEGNIEWRAPWMLSDEILYRCGDFDWVPLLGIWGAIGYAPLLVLRQYRSRQFVPTTHGLAQCEFLYKCDGYKKKIREITNAWRQTHRLKRLAVGPSTTPEYIEWLNRRINDNIPVPG